GTCCAATCTCCTAACCTTTGTACCATCTTTTCTTTACCTTAGTAGAACATCTGGTCTAGGCGAGAtaaaaaggtgcttcctttcgGACATAGGAAATGACCACGCTGATTATAATGAATTCTACTCAATTAGTCCTAACTGACGGCGAGTATTGATTATGTGAGTCTCTGGGGTGGAAGACTCCAGCATCTTTTAGTCGAGTTGGTGAACTTCGTCGGTGGCTTATTGCTCTAAATGTTGTTGCTGCAAATTATTAGGGTGACATCTTCTTTCCTTTTGTAAAACCCTGGAGGAGTAACCATTGGTAAATGTGGGATACAAGTTGTATCGAGGTAGCTTTCCTAAGCATTATTAGAATGCATAGAACCTTTCCTCCAAGTACTTCCGTGTCATTTCGTTCTGCAAGGAAAGTTccaaagcaaaaacaagaaTTGAAGATGTGcattgttttcaaatgaatatCTCTACTCTTCCAGAACCAAGAAGTCCAGTTGCCTCTGTTCAACATCCGTGGATTGCCATGAATGTAGCGCCTTACTTCTGGCGCTATAGTCTTCAGTCTGTATTCCATCAGCAGCTCTGTTAGTTTCTGTGTCACCTTCAGCACCAGCTGTGCATCGCTTTCGTTCTCTATCCGGAAGGTCTCCTGAAAAGAAGAAATTCTATATTACTGTAGGTCAATGCTGAGCAGAGGAATGAGTGGCATGAAATGAAGCACCTACCAAATAATGAAGCAGTGAATCTGAATCACAGCCACCGTCAGATGGTGCTTTCATGGGTCTTGGCCTGTCAAAAGGTTTCTTCGTAGGTATGTCCATTAAGCTGCCTCCCATCTGGGGGCCCTGGTACTGGTCAGGAAACATTCGACCAGAACCAAAACGGTCGCGTCCATTATTTTGGCTAAAATCATCTTCAGGCTCACATGGATACGGTCTTGGACTCATATCGGCGTCTGAGAAATGTTGCTTGGGTGAAAAGCATTCAAAGTTGGAGGACTCATATTCATCCTGATATTTATCGGGATTGGAGTCTGAGAAACGTCGCTCAGGTGCAAAGCGTTTGAAGTTGGGTGGCTCAAATTCATCTTGATAGTCACCCGAAAATTCATCGTAAGGACCTTCATCAGGAGGAAACTCCTCATGACGCGACTGGTCACTGAAGACTGGACCTAGGAAACCAGAGTAATGTTTGATCAGATGACATATTACAGGACATCGTAGGAAGCTCCAGAACAAATAATTTACCAAAGGGAGGTCCATTTGGTCCCATGCTGGTTGCAGGCAAGGGCTTTGGTTGAGCAGAACCTGGGAACACACAAAAAGTGGCACCAAGGATCCCAACAGGTAATATTTTAAATGCTGAGAAGTTCAACTTCATAGTAAAGTAACTTACGGAGTCCTTTGAAAGCAGGTACTTTATAGGGCTCTTTCATGATCACCTAAAGTATCACCAgaacaaatatgaaaatgtaacaTGCACAAAGTTATATCTTACCAAGTTCAAGGTCCtttgaaatttttaaaataGTGATCCAAGTCAAAACTGACCTTGACTTGTCCCCTCCCTCCCAACTGCTCCACTTCAGCCAAAGAATCTTTAATCATCTTCCTCACAGCAGGGTCTTTGACAGCATCTTCTTCCTCCCAATGGACTTTTTCAGGATGGGCCTTTTTCTGCATAGAAGGCAAAGATGTACATTTAGAGACTTTTCAAATGTTAACAAACTAGGtttttaatttcaataaaatagGGAGTAAATAGTTCATTCCTCCTGACTGATCACAGAGGCCACCTTATCAACTTTTATTATTTGTCCTTCAAAAAGTTAAAGTACTGTGTTTGGGGTGAGGCGCTTATTCGTTGCAAGTGGATCATGAACCCAGCGATTGATGTGGGGTCTGATTCTCCCATTAACACGCAATTTTTAAGCGGCTGGCCTGGAATGAGTTTCATTTATGCAGGTACTCACATCCAGAATTCTGAGACACCCACCGTGCGTGAAAGTGAATGAAGGAGGCCTTAAGAGGTGATTCATTGCCAATGGACATCGAAGAACAGTGTTTTCCTGAGACTTGTGAACGTGCAGCCCTATTTGCTATTGACCAGAGTATAGTCTGTTcaagggacacacacacacactctcacattTCTCAAGGAAATATGAATGTAATTATGTATTAATGATGCAGTGTGCCAAGGCACCATGCAGATTTGCTTGGTCAGGGAGCACTTTAAGGTTGACTCTCGCCAAAACACCACAACCAACACCATTTTACCACTATCTGGGTAAAATTGGACCAGGATGTCGCTGCCATGGGGAGGGATACACATTCTGCCACTGTACTGAAGCAAAAatggagagagagacagacataaagggcctatctcactggcagAGACGTCGCCAAGACTGATCAGTCGTGGGGACTTAGGGATCCGGGAAATGAAAATATTGCTTGCGTCAagcagtcaagcatttcagaaaagcattatcattaaacaaaacaatcaaagaaattaatgatagtTGCTGTTCAATATtctgtcatattaaaaaaataattcacaaattctgccagggtatgtaaacaactgtacatatatgcagtcatacgtaccgtAACCCCTGTCATTTTGGAAtggaagtgtacagctttttcataaccactagatggtggcatacatttataaaatgtaaaagttttttccatttgcccctatacctatgaaTAACGCGCACTATTgacctttgacaatttttttgggggaaaatgcgcattatacacaagaaattacggtacaaaAACaagttgctaaggtgctaacatagtagcaaggaggaagagtgaatgttgcttgcttaaagtcgtttactgacactccagttgaagttcactgtacaACTAAACTCgcataacaaaagaattgaggcctctttatactcctgcgcCCACATtgtatcacgtgaccgacacatTGGGCCACGCGGGCCCTATATGTCACTTGAAGcgcacacggcacaaattgtcgccgTGCGCAGAATgccacggagatcatctctttcgattggtccgttttagtcacatgctgtgatgacgtactcagctgtCCCCTTGGTTCCTCAATACCGCcatctttaaaatacaaaacacctacgtcgccgccttcttgatcgattttgcaatataattaacCGCATCATCTGATCAtcgaggtccatttgttctagcaggcactgttccacggtcgccattgttgttgctttgttccttgttccggagagtaaaaacggctaccggaattggccataaaaAGCATAGGAAACTCCACCTTGTGCTGTCCTAGCCAACACTAGCCGTAGCGACAGCCCCAACTTGGAAGAGAACTGCAGCGCATTTTCAAGACAGCGTGCATGGGTTGCCctcaagtataaaggcaaactgcgtgcgggataacagcagtgacgtcagcgcggacaccgcccgcgcgagtataaataAGCCTTTACACCTACTGAATgttcaaattaggctttacacgatcaggatttttggggccgatcacagagtttaaaaaaaaatatatatactaataataaccgatccgatcacaagatggagcaatgtgtctatttaaatgacttgttcatttactgcatatacttgtgtactatatactgagtatcttaaaaaatattctctagtcaggtcaacccaccatgacagaaataatgggtgctaacttactggaattaaattattgtaattaaattacttaacacacactgaaactttagagcatgagtcaacagaacggcggcacgtttacgtacaaccattaatgctagcactagcttgctaggctacataacattttgtttcctGCTTGCGacccgtattgtattaaaagtacgtgaaaatACCTCAGGCAACCCTTGAACGaacgtcttctcccgagcaccgctGAGCACCAACACCACACGTTTTCCCGTATTTTGTTACCAAGACAATAcacgcgcgatccattgttgttgttgtggccgcgctaacgagtgtatccggtcgcgtttgatttgacaaagcccagtgttcgtaaatgacgtcaaaaaacacgacaaggctaaaaataaactagcttttggattcaaatatactgtatatgacagcgacgtggagtaaatgtcttttgggaGCCGATCAATGAGGTGAATGATGAcaaagccgatcggcataaaatgttaattatcggccgataattatcaACCCGATCAGATCGCTGTAAAGTCTAGTTCAAATACATTGCAGCCTTCTTTTCTTAGTTTTCGTTCACAAAAATCACCAGCTGGTTATTGCTGATATTGGATCGGAACGATATCGGTATCAgccaaaattcaaggctgcaatatcggctCTGAAGTAAAAAAGTTGGCTCGGGACATCCCTAGTCGTAAGTCCAAGTTAAATTTATTCCTACTCATACTACATATACTACATTTAAACACAGCACCAGCTCGCCAGTTGCTGcataaaaagaacattaaactgAAAGAAAAATCAAAGCACACAAATTGTACTACAAgatattgggcaaaaaaaattacttttttcaaccctgcgatatatattggGACAAGAAATAAAATGCAGGCTAACATAAGACAGATGTTTGAAAACCAGcacatatttctgtttttccctCTTTGATTTATTCTTATAATAGATTACCGGTATTATAATCACTTCAGCAGAAGAGAAACTATGCCTGTAGTGCTGGGTAAAGTATTGAGTAGCAAATAGTCCAGCCAGACTTCAAacttaaaatcatttaatttcatgCCCATTTACATTTTGCCATTAGCCTTTGTCTCTTCCAAAATGAAATAGTACCCCAACCTTTCCCGATCCCCTGTAGTGTTTTGGTGTGCATATGTTGAAGAGTGATACATGTAGGCGTCTAATCGTTTCCCTTTATTATATGTTTTCAAGAAGACAGATATAGAACACTCGGGGGTGCACAGCATTTGTAGGTTTATAAATATTGTAACCTTggtgctaatttctgttagcttTACACAATGTATGTTGGCAGTAAGGTAGTGGACATTCATTgcactcttttgttttttattattacgtGGGAGCTTTACAGCAAACTACAACTGTGCgtgataaacagcttgaagcaataACATTTTGCCTTTTATATGGAGATTTGTTCACTGTCACACACCCACTCTGGAAGTCTCTTTTGCAATATTATGAGTGGCGTAAATTGTAACTGCATCAAACAAgggcagatttgaaaaggacactttcacaccacacacccacccggccacacccgcgaccacaatcacacctctgacttctgcgttaaccattcatgaacaggatgtgagacgcatcttcaaacaacaaaagattaacaaagcggcaggcccggaccatgtgtccccatcctgcctcaaagtctgcgcggaccagctcgctccaatcttcactcagatcttcaatagatctctggaactgtgcgaagttccatcctgtttcaaacgctccaccatcattccagtccccaagaaacctgcaatctcgggtctgaatgactacaggcctgtcgctttgacatctgtggtcatgaagtcctttgaacgtctcgtgctggaccacctcaagagtgtcacagctcccctgctggaccccctgcagtttgcctaccaagcaaacaggtctgcggatgatgcagtcaacatgggactgcacttcatcctagaacacctcgacagtgcagggacctacgcgaggaacCTGTTCGTGGagttcagctcagcgttcaacaccatcatccctgaactcctttcatccaagcttctccagctcagcgtctcacctgccatctgccagtggatttaaagctttctgacgggcaggacacagcaggtcaggctgggggaggccacctcatccacacgcagcatcagcactggggcgccccaaggttgtgtcctctctccgctggtcttctctcgctacacaaacgactgcacctcagcgaactcgactgtcaaactcctgaagtttgcagatgacaccactgtcatcggcctcatcaaggacggtgacgagtctgcatatcgacaggaagtggagctcctggagctgtggtgcggccgacacaacctggagctgaacacgctaagactgtagagatgatcgtggacttcaggaggcatccttcgccacagctgcccctcacattgtccagccgccttgtgtcaaccgtcgagaccttcaagttcctgggaattacaatctctcaggacctgaagtgggcgactaacatcaactccgtcctcaaaaaggcccagcagagaatgtacttcctgcggcttctgagaaagcacggcctgccaccggagctgctgtgacagttctacacagcggtaatcgaatcagtcctgtgttcttccatcacagtctggtttggtgctgctacaaaaaaggacaaactccgactgcaacggacaatcaaaactgctgaaaggattgtcggtacccccctacccaccattgaggacttgcacgctgccagaactaagacaagggcgtgcaaaatcctctcggaccctccgcaccccggtcaccagctcttccagctccttccctcaggtaggcgctaccgatcaatgcaaactagaactagtagacattccaacagcttcttccctcttgcgatcaacttcttaaacacctaacctataattccattacaacaagctcgcaattgttttttttttttacttgagttcgttgtcacatttctgtggggccaattatgtactactcgtgcactcactgtcgttgtctcgccatgctgcactatttgcatatactggccactcatgccagagtagcatctgctccatttgcacactgattgaggagtatctgtaacatttgcacaactaacattgtcccagattatcgcactactcgtcactttaaaccgcatatactccttgaagtctcagcgccccttgcacaatggtcattgcaccggtctattgcaatattagttattcgaactgctctaagtgcaagaggactctgcatctttttgcacaattgttttttgtcaatgtctctgtctccaaagtgttctgtaaattgactgtctgttgtactagagcggctccaactaccggagacaaattccttgtgtgttttggacatacttggcaaataaagatgattctgattctgaaatatgTTTCACCTTCCCAGGCGCGTGACTTAATAAAGCCACGGAAGTGCGCAAGAGGAAAAGTTCTTAAACCCATGGGTGCGAACGCAGAAGGCCAGGTTTGACAGGAAATTTCCACAGTCTAGGCTCAAATGACGGACTTAAATCAATGGGTGAATCTGCGCAGCCAGAAAAGCAAGCAGCTGCGCACCTTTTCTCTCTTACGCATTGGACGTACAAGCCATGGAACTCATGCCACTATTTCAGGAAATACAGTTAAATATTGTCTGTTTTAATTTTGCGTACAACATGTTAACTCTTAAAAAGCCAATGGACTCACCATGTATATGTAGTTGTGTTTCCAGCCTTTCACATGAGCGATCATATCATGCTGCGAGCGGGGAACCCTGCAAAGCTTGCACTCGTAGTGTGGTGGGACACTCTTACTGGGGCTGCGATACTCCCACACATACTGAAGACCTGAAAACATGTAAATCGTTGACCACGCTGTGTATTTTGGCCAGCGGTCAAAGTGTATGGTTGAATCTTGCTTACCGAGCACTGGGATCCCGTCCAGCACTTTGCTCAGGGGTGGCACGGTCTGAAAAGATGTTCCTTTGACATATACTGGCGAAACACAACAGTGGttagtggaaaaaataaatattatagcTGCACAACTCCAAACACTGCGCTCAACACCCAGCAAATCAGTAActataattttgttttacaatgtgCCTTGTGTTTGTGCGGTGTTAAAATAGAACCACACAGAAAAATATAAGAACAATGAGGAAATAGTTTTGTGGTTCCAGGGGATGTCAGTGTGTCATAACTATCATGTTCAGTCTATATGAACAGAACATGATGATATGAAAGGTAAGATTCCTATACAGTggacaaatagtgaaaatctgtggataattgatgcccatttAAATTgcgctggggaaaaaaaagaaacgtttaaaaccccaaaaattcttgaataagggGCGAAAAACCACCAATAAGCGTTTTCGGGGTTGgttccaccccaaaaaataaaaaaactaaggGAAAaataattgggggaaaaaataatacaaaatctgcaaataggtgaatccaagAGTGCCGTACCGTGAGTAGGTTC
The genomic region above belongs to Phyllopteryx taeniolatus isolate TA_2022b chromosome 6, UOR_Ptae_1.2, whole genome shotgun sequence and contains:
- the si:ch211-197h24.6 gene encoding uncharacterized protein si:ch211-197h24.6 isoform X1, coding for MDFNSSNNKPNSGSNWKAKNKYGKGKYRPQPSADIVYVKGTSFQTVPPLSKVLDGIPVLGLQYVWEYRSPSKSVPPHYECKLCRVPRSQHDMIAHVKGWKHNYIYMKKAHPEKVHWEEEDAVKDPAVRKMIKDSLAEVEQLGGRGQVKVIMKEPYKVPAFKGLRSAQPKPLPATSMGPNGPPFGPVFSDQSRHEEFPPDEGPYDEFSGDYQDEFEPPNFKRFAPERRFSDSNPDKYQDEYESSNFECFSPKQHFSDADMSPRPYPCEPEDDFSQNNGRDRFGSGRMFPDQYQGPQMGGSLMDIPTKKPFDRPRPMKAPSDGGCDSDSLLHYLETFRIENESDAQLVLKVTQKLTELLMEYRLKTIAPEGHSLSSSSLNSSFLSSPSSSLARSSDRYSRALAKGQYRFLDGPLRF
- the si:ch211-197h24.6 gene encoding uncharacterized protein si:ch211-197h24.6 isoform X2, with amino-acid sequence MDFNSSNNKPNSGSNWKAKNKYGKGKYRPQPSADIVYVKGTSFQTVPPLSKVLDGIPVLGLQYVWEYRSPSKSVPPHYECKLCRVPRSQHDMIAHVKGWKHNYIYMKKAHPEKVHWEEEDAVKDPAVRKMIKDSLAEVEQLGGRGQVKVIMKEPYKVPAFKGLRSAQPKPLPATSMGPNGPPFGPVFSDQSRHEEFPPDEGPYDEFSGDYQDEFEPPNFKRFAPERRFSDSNPDKYQDEYESSNFECFSPKQHFSDADMSPRPYPCEPEDDFSQNNGRDRFGSGRMFPDQYQGPQMGGSLMDIPTKKPFDRPRPMKAPSDGGCDSDSLLHYLETFRIENESDAQLVLKVTQKLTELLMEYRLKTIAPEVSIGSWMGPSDSRDDVTPQDIGLHNVSIWSEHLGVTVCT